One part of the Ursus arctos isolate Adak ecotype North America unplaced genomic scaffold, UrsArc2.0 scaffold_14, whole genome shotgun sequence genome encodes these proteins:
- the LOC125283804 gene encoding olfactory receptor-like protein OLF4: MYLITAFGNLLIILAINSDSHLHTTMYFFLANLSFVDICFTSTTIPKMLWNIQTQSKVITFAGCITQMYFFVLFTGLDMFLLTVMAYDRFVAICHPLHYTVIMNPGLCGLLALVSWILIVSLFYCTVLGVYFSSAATQSSHAGAVASVMYTVVTPMLNPFIYSLRNRDIKEAL, encoded by the exons atgtacctgatcactgcatttggaaacctgctcatcatcctggccatcaactcagactcccacctccacaccaccatgtacttcttcctggccaacctgtcctttgtagacatctgtttcacttccaccaccatccccaagatgctgtggaacatccagactcagagcaaagtcataACCTTTGCAGGCTGCATCACACAGATGTATTTTTTCGTACTATTTACAGGATTAGACATGTTCCTCCTGACTGTGATGGCttatgaccgctttgtggccatctgtcaccccctgcactacacggtcatcatgaaccccGGGCTCTGTGGACTGCTGGCTCTGGTATCCTGGATCCTGA ttgtctctttattttattgCACAGTCCTGGGAGTGTACTTtagctctgctgctacccagagctcccacgcaggTGCAGTGGCCTcagtgatgtacacggtggtcacgcccatgctgaaccccttcatctacagcctgaggaacagagacataaaggaggCTCTATGA